The Sphingobacterium bambusae genome includes a window with the following:
- a CDS encoding SusC/RagA family TonB-linked outer membrane protein — MKLKIVFCILLFLGLFGHTIGQAQTVLVKGTVKASDNTALANVTVSLESPKRDLGKTGDDGRFVVSAPTNGVLLFKLQGYGTVKQTIAAGKTEYAIQMTSTFQELEETVVVGYQQRKRETLTGSVVTISGKDIQDIPAGNFVELLQGKVAGLNIQNNTGSPGMRGTMAIRGISNINVSGSGDNSFLTPTSPLFVIDGVPVDDNTGYEYGFQTAGPGISPISMIPPEDIQDITVLKDAQATALYGSRGAYGVILVTTKRGNSKVPIIQYTGQMFFNAVPSLRQTIGGKQERWMRIDQIMQYDTTFAAAIRRINDNPILADSLNPYFNNSTDWQSYFYRNTINHSHNLNVSGGDVAFNYKVNMGYFDERGIIENTGFKRYTIQSNMQYMPNDRFRLLANVNTNMAKNSLGSGNAMMQTGVGESVNTSSLFPAPSIYSGSMGALSALSVLDDNKTGNFVSQVELQYEPFPGLRATSTVNFNYSSATKDRFTPELLNGNSSEVYSYNERRNKLYNRNMLSYVKSWMDGRHTMNIYGFSEMEMSDFRSDLNRVFGTANDQFTTGISYNTRLSLGGTLNNLTNFRSIAYAGSVSYNYDSKYIVEGTYRIDGTSTTGGASPWSYNPSVGLRWNFKRESFLEDVSWLDVGFIRGTYGRNITPTGSLSDLYGWYRIDAQTYNNRPTTSLDLANAPNVNLMPQSSTQWSGGLDLGFFNSMFYLTYETYYRQVDQILRSKAIANHNAFSNVLTNETSLVNYGHEFILSYRPKIENPDWKFTFSANGAINRDVTASLPDGVRQLLQADNSGFDLPQFYRLGRNTMTFVLYNYEGVFMSDDEVPVNPLTGLRYRAGGTLSEGRFFRAGDPKFTDMNGDYILDENDLVFVGNSQPMITGGFNTFAQYKNWSLTTQFSFTLKRDILNTALADRFRNYSDPTGANAIGGGNNPGAYVPLDAYNVWRQQGDNADYPNVSDFTRLSLYNPYRYNSTMFLEDGSYLKFNSATLSYNFDRKWSQRLGVSSARVYVTAFNIYNFNRYSGPDPELVTAVGRDASSGYPNKRSYTFGMNIQF; from the coding sequence ATGAAATTGAAGATAGTTTTTTGCATCCTGTTGTTTCTTGGCCTGTTCGGACATACTATTGGTCAGGCTCAGACGGTGCTGGTCAAAGGTACGGTTAAAGCCAGTGACAATACCGCTTTAGCAAACGTGACGGTATCTCTCGAGTCGCCAAAACGGGATCTTGGAAAAACAGGCGATGACGGTAGATTTGTCGTTTCGGCACCAACGAACGGTGTTCTGCTGTTTAAATTGCAAGGATATGGAACGGTTAAACAGACAATCGCAGCTGGAAAAACGGAATATGCTATCCAGATGACGTCGACTTTTCAAGAACTTGAAGAGACCGTGGTTGTTGGTTATCAGCAACGGAAACGTGAAACATTGACTGGTTCTGTGGTGACAATTAGTGGTAAGGACATACAGGATATCCCTGCCGGAAATTTTGTTGAACTACTGCAAGGAAAGGTTGCTGGTCTAAACATTCAGAACAATACGGGTAGCCCTGGGATGCGTGGCACAATGGCCATTCGCGGGATCTCTAACATCAATGTTTCCGGCAGTGGTGACAATTCCTTTCTAACACCAACCTCGCCGCTGTTTGTTATTGACGGAGTTCCGGTAGATGACAATACTGGATATGAATATGGTTTTCAGACTGCAGGGCCGGGGATCTCGCCAATCTCGATGATTCCTCCCGAAGATATTCAGGATATCACGGTGCTAAAAGATGCACAAGCAACAGCGTTGTATGGCTCTCGTGGTGCATATGGTGTCATTTTGGTCACCACAAAGCGCGGTAACTCCAAAGTCCCAATTATACAATACACCGGGCAGATGTTTTTCAACGCGGTGCCAAGCCTGAGACAGACCATCGGCGGAAAACAAGAACGTTGGATGCGTATTGACCAAATCATGCAATACGACACGACCTTTGCTGCAGCAATTAGACGGATAAATGATAACCCAATCTTAGCCGATAGTTTAAATCCATATTTCAATAACTCTACAGATTGGCAATCTTATTTTTACAGAAATACGATCAACCATTCCCATAATTTAAACGTGTCTGGTGGTGATGTGGCCTTCAATTACAAAGTAAATATGGGCTATTTTGATGAGCGTGGTATTATTGAGAACACAGGTTTTAAACGATACACCATTCAGTCTAATATGCAGTACATGCCAAATGATCGGTTTCGCCTCTTGGCAAACGTAAACACGAATATGGCTAAAAATAGTTTGGGGAGTGGCAATGCCATGATGCAGACTGGCGTTGGAGAATCGGTGAACACGAGCTCGCTTTTTCCTGCTCCGTCCATCTATTCGGGAAGTATGGGGGCGCTATCTGCACTCAGTGTGTTGGATGATAATAAAACGGGGAATTTTGTCTCGCAGGTAGAGCTGCAATACGAGCCTTTTCCAGGATTAAGAGCTACGAGTACTGTAAATTTTAATTACTCCTCAGCAACTAAGGATCGTTTTACACCTGAGCTGCTGAATGGAAATAGCTCGGAGGTGTATAGCTATAACGAGCGACGGAATAAGTTGTATAATAGAAATATGTTGTCCTATGTGAAAAGCTGGATGGATGGCAGACATACCATGAATATCTATGGTTTCTCCGAAATGGAAATGTCGGATTTTCGTTCCGATCTGAATCGCGTATTCGGCACAGCGAATGACCAATTTACCACGGGAATAAGTTACAACACTAGACTTTCGCTGGGAGGGACACTTAACAACCTGACAAATTTCAGATCAATCGCTTATGCGGGAAGCGTTTCCTATAATTACGACTCCAAATATATCGTCGAAGGAACCTACCGTATCGATGGAACCTCGACAACGGGAGGCGCATCGCCTTGGTCATATAATCCATCTGTCGGTTTACGGTGGAACTTCAAAAGAGAAAGCTTTTTAGAAGATGTATCTTGGCTTGATGTTGGTTTTATTCGCGGAACCTATGGTCGAAATATAACGCCGACAGGTTCACTATCTGACCTGTATGGCTGGTACCGCATTGATGCACAGACATACAACAATCGGCCGACGACATCGCTGGATCTAGCTAATGCGCCAAACGTCAATTTGATGCCGCAATCATCAACACAGTGGTCTGGCGGACTTGATCTTGGGTTCTTCAATAGCATGTTTTACCTGACTTATGAGACGTATTATCGGCAAGTCGATCAGATATTACGATCGAAGGCTATCGCTAATCACAATGCTTTTAGCAATGTCTTGACAAACGAAACTAGTCTTGTAAACTATGGGCATGAATTCATCCTAAGTTACCGGCCTAAAATTGAAAATCCAGATTGGAAGTTTACGTTCAGTGCCAATGGAGCTATCAACCGAGATGTGACAGCATCTCTTCCTGATGGTGTTCGACAGTTGTTGCAAGCTGATAATTCGGGATTTGATTTGCCACAGTTTTATCGCTTGGGGCGTAATACCATGACTTTTGTGCTGTACAACTATGAAGGCGTATTTATGTCCGACGATGAGGTTCCCGTAAATCCGTTGACCGGTTTGCGTTATCGTGCAGGAGGAACTTTATCTGAAGGACGTTTCTTCCGCGCAGGTGACCCTAAGTTTACCGATATGAACGGCGATTATATTTTGGATGAAAATGACCTCGTTTTTGTAGGCAATTCGCAACCTATGATTACCGGCGGTTTTAACACCTTCGCCCAGTACAAAAATTGGTCGCTTACTACCCAGTTCTCCTTTACGTTGAAACGTGATATTTTGAATACAGCTTTGGCAGATCGATTCAGAAACTATTCCGATCCGACCGGAGCAAATGCGATTGGGGGTGGTAATAACCCAGGAGCCTATGTACCACTAGATGCGTATAATGTTTGGCGGCAGCAGGGAGATAATGCAGATTATCCTAACGTGTCTGACTTTACGCGCCTCTCGTTATACAATCCTTACCGGTATAACTCCACCATGTTTTTAGAGGATGGATCATATCTAAAATTCAACTCGGCAACGTTAAGCTACAACTTCGATCGGAAATGGTCGCAACGGTTGGGGGTGAGCTCTGCACGGGTTTATGTGACAGCATTCAACATCTATAATTTCAATCGTTATTCTGGCCCTGACCCTGAGCTGGTAACCGCAGTGGGGCGCGATGCTTCTTCAGGCTATCCGAATAAGCGTAGTTATACATTTGGTATGAACATTCAGTTTTAA
- a CDS encoding RagB/SusD family nutrient uptake outer membrane protein — protein sequence MKRKLIYICLSYCSLLLLSCGKNFLDITQIDKLTGNNYWTSKNDVEQYLGGIYGSFRAATMSNIFFPASGDLRCAPIIRTSATAGEGRDYLSFLRTNNLNAIFARLDDFSYFGFDQITKWNTFYKMVQNANILYYELENREMPFLSEADVSRYKAEAVFLRSLAYFFMVRIYGDVPFYTTVNTDPLPRTNMLTVLENISTDLDAHYQDLPWTFDDPSIVAVRAMRGSAIVLNMHINMWIAGFTTADKSANYRKVAELGREIMEENNGAYELLPLSRTREIFKGRTREGLFEIVQNYNFGETFHLSASFSDYVLRAPNKVTPNSYIYYESRFFEKLYPAAQQDLRKVYWFDEYIYNTTGLFQCLKFLNVFMEEGEDANPDDNQMVFRYVDAILLRAEALAELNSDVEAREVVNVVRRRAQAPNITDEGDDLKDAIWWERARELFGEGNFYYDLVRTGKVINSEYTTAPMSVAAYRNGGWTWPIDAAALANNPFMQLNNFWTN from the coding sequence ATGAAAAGAAAATTGATATACATATGCTTGAGCTATTGCAGCTTGCTACTACTATCTTGTGGTAAAAACTTCTTGGATATTACGCAGATCGATAAGCTTACGGGAAATAATTACTGGACTTCAAAAAATGACGTGGAACAGTACTTGGGCGGAATCTATGGAAGCTTCCGTGCAGCAACGATGAGTAATATTTTTTTTCCGGCAAGCGGGGATCTTCGCTGTGCGCCGATTATTCGTACGAGTGCGACGGCAGGGGAGGGAAGAGATTATCTTTCTTTTTTACGTACCAATAATCTTAATGCCATCTTCGCACGATTGGATGACTTCTCTTATTTTGGTTTCGACCAGATCACGAAATGGAATACGTTTTACAAGATGGTACAGAATGCGAATATCCTGTACTATGAGCTTGAAAATCGGGAAATGCCATTTCTTTCTGAAGCCGATGTGAGTAGATATAAAGCTGAAGCGGTTTTCCTGCGGTCTTTGGCTTATTTCTTTATGGTACGCATCTATGGTGATGTACCATTTTATACGACGGTCAACACCGATCCACTGCCGCGCACGAATATGCTGACCGTGCTGGAAAATATTTCGACAGACTTGGATGCGCATTATCAAGATCTTCCATGGACCTTTGATGATCCATCTATCGTCGCTGTTCGTGCGATGCGTGGAAGTGCGATCGTGCTAAATATGCACATTAACATGTGGATCGCGGGATTTACGACGGCTGATAAATCTGCGAACTACAGAAAAGTTGCTGAACTAGGACGCGAGATCATGGAAGAAAATAATGGTGCCTATGAGCTTTTGCCCTTATCCCGCACACGGGAGATATTTAAGGGTCGAACCAGAGAGGGATTATTTGAAATCGTACAAAACTATAATTTCGGGGAGACATTCCACCTCTCTGCATCCTTTTCGGATTATGTATTACGTGCACCGAATAAAGTGACGCCAAATTCATACATCTATTACGAATCGCGCTTTTTCGAGAAACTATATCCCGCTGCACAACAAGATCTTCGGAAAGTGTATTGGTTTGACGAGTATATCTATAATACGACGGGGCTTTTTCAATGCTTAAAATTTTTGAACGTGTTTATGGAAGAAGGAGAGGATGCGAATCCGGATGATAATCAGATGGTTTTTCGCTATGTGGACGCCATTTTACTACGGGCAGAGGCTTTGGCAGAGCTGAATAGCGACGTGGAAGCGCGCGAGGTGGTCAATGTGGTACGTCGAAGAGCACAGGCTCCCAATATTACTGACGAAGGTGACGATCTGAAAGATGCAATATGGTGGGAACGCGCAAGGGAGCTCTTCGGTGAAGGAAATTTCTATTATGACTTGGTTCGTACCGGCAAGGTTATCAACTCGGAATACACAACGGCTCCAATGAGTGTGGCAGCCTATAGGAATGGTGGATGGAC